A single genomic interval of Amycolatopsis albispora harbors:
- a CDS encoding glycosyltransferase 87 family protein → MKALITVVSVVLGAIGPLWWVLDLPLGVDTAVYRAGGWAVLHGQPLYDHLAALPDWAPELPFTYPPFAALLCTPLALLPAQWCWSLLAMAAAPALAVTVRAFTDDRRWWLVLGGFALYPVWQSVGLGQVNLVLMAMVTADVLVLRESRYRGLLIGVAAAIKLVPLIFIGHLLLTGRRAGALRALGAFAGATTLGFLALPRDSLRYWTSALVNDHFAQTGGWIGNQSWHGFVTRTVPEDWRSAVIAGGCAVAVVATALVVRRLHQGGDTRGALLATAGCALLVSPISWTHHWVWLVPLLVHRPVLRPLAAVFALPVVLTGNAYLFTAVLLLGMRAGGLLSPVRSLR, encoded by the coding sequence GTGAAAGCACTGATCACGGTGGTGTCGGTGGTGCTGGGGGCGATCGGCCCGCTCTGGTGGGTGCTGGACCTGCCGCTGGGCGTGGACACCGCGGTCTACCGCGCGGGCGGCTGGGCCGTGCTGCACGGGCAGCCGTTGTACGACCACCTGGCCGCGTTGCCGGACTGGGCCCCGGAACTGCCGTTCACCTATCCGCCGTTCGCCGCGCTTTTGTGCACGCCGCTGGCCTTGCTGCCGGCCCAGTGGTGCTGGTCGCTGCTCGCGATGGCCGCGGCACCCGCGCTCGCGGTCACCGTGCGCGCGTTCACCGACGACCGGCGCTGGTGGCTCGTGCTCGGCGGATTCGCGCTGTACCCGGTGTGGCAGAGCGTCGGGCTCGGCCAGGTGAACCTGGTGCTGATGGCCATGGTGACCGCGGATGTGCTGGTGCTGCGGGAATCCCGGTATCGCGGCCTGCTGATCGGGGTGGCCGCGGCGATCAAGCTGGTGCCGCTGATCTTCATCGGGCACCTGCTGCTCACCGGCCGCCGCGCCGGCGCGCTGCGGGCGCTGGGTGCCTTCGCCGGTGCCACCACACTCGGTTTCCTGGCGCTGCCAAGGGATTCACTGCGGTACTGGACTTCGGCGCTGGTCAACGACCACTTCGCGCAGACCGGGGGCTGGATCGGCAACCAGTCGTGGCACGGGTTCGTCACCAGGACCGTGCCGGAGGACTGGCGGTCCGCGGTGATCGCGGGCGGCTGCGCGGTGGCCGTGGTGGCCACCGCGCTGGTGGTCCGCCGCCTGCACCAGGGCGGTGACACGCGGGGCGCGCTGCTCGCCACCGCGGGCTGCGCCCTGCTGGTGAGCCCGATTTCCTGGACGCACCACTGGGTCTGGCTGGTGCCGCTGCTGGTGCACCGGCCCGTCCTGCGGCCGCTCGCCGCGGTGTTCGCGTTGCCGGTGGTGCTCACCGGCAACGCGTACCTCTTCACCGCGGTGCTCCTGCTCGGGATGCGGGCCGGTGGCCTGCTCAGCCCCGTTCGATCGCTTCGATGA
- a CDS encoding DUF742 domain-containing protein: MGEPEPVLGLSGARFPTARQRAKLGDESGENGAGTSDGEHGRDGKKRRRHNKDRVGRSGARFPSASVLEKYADPEPEATLEPDSAPEPGAASEPQAEARTPLPPAPPTPPAPPTAPSPLSSPEAREARERPKPGHEPESDLLPADEGLRVRPYVLTGGRTRSRRRLAIETLVAVHPGGRTGFTTPESERVLSICLQPRSVAEIAAQLSVPLGVAQVLIGDLADAGRVTVHATATTGDGRPDLALMRRVLEGLKRL, from the coding sequence ATGGGTGAACCAGAACCGGTGCTCGGGCTGTCCGGTGCGCGCTTCCCGACCGCCAGGCAGCGCGCGAAACTGGGTGACGAGAGCGGCGAGAACGGCGCAGGCACGTCCGACGGCGAGCACGGCCGCGACGGGAAGAAGCGGCGGCGGCACAACAAGGACCGCGTCGGCCGGTCCGGGGCCCGGTTCCCGTCGGCGAGCGTGCTGGAGAAGTACGCGGACCCCGAACCGGAGGCTACCCTCGAACCAGACTCCGCCCCCGAACCAGGCGCGGCCTCCGAACCGCAGGCCGAAGCACGGACCCCGCTGCCACCGGCCCCGCCGACCCCGCCTGCCCCGCCAACAGCACCGTCACCACTGTCATCACCGGAAGCGCGGGAAGCGCGGGAACGGCCGAAGCCGGGGCACGAGCCCGAGTCCGACCTGCTGCCCGCCGACGAGGGTCTCCGGGTGCGCCCGTACGTGCTCACCGGCGGGCGCACCCGCAGCAGGCGCAGGCTCGCCATCGAAACGCTGGTCGCGGTCCATCCCGGCGGGCGCACGGGGTTCACCACCCCGGAATCCGAGCGGGTGCTCTCCATCTGCCTGCAACCGCGTTCCGTGGCCGAAATCGCCGCTCAGCTGTCGGTGCCGCTCGGCGTGGCGCAGGTGCTGATCGGCGATCTCGCCGACGCCGGGCGCGTCACCGTGCACGCCACCGCGACCACCGGCGACGGCCGTCCCGACCTCGCGCTCATGCGCAGGGTGCTGGAGGGGCTCAAGCGGTTGTGA
- a CDS encoding class I SAM-dependent methyltransferase, translated as MSITTEFLRHPVLTGAIAPSSRRLAAAMTAGLGLEHARTVVELGPGTGVFTEAILHRLRPGARLVAVELNERLATPLRARYGRGPVTVVHDSAEALASYVDNPVDVVVSGLPWAVLPAAQRDRILDQVIAVLAPEGRFTTFAYGHAAWTPPARRFAASLRERFAVVTRGPLIWPNLPPALVHRAALPLAREGRLTWTFDRPCVNRK; from the coding sequence ATGTCGATCACCACTGAATTCCTCCGCCACCCGGTGCTGACCGGGGCCATCGCACCGAGTTCCCGGCGGCTGGCCGCGGCGATGACCGCGGGCCTCGGCCTGGAGCACGCCCGCACCGTGGTCGAGCTGGGGCCGGGCACCGGGGTGTTCACCGAGGCGATCCTGCACCGGCTGCGGCCGGGGGCACGGCTGGTCGCGGTCGAGCTGAACGAGCGGCTGGCCACACCGCTGCGAGCCCGCTACGGCCGCGGCCCGGTGACCGTGGTGCACGACTCGGCCGAAGCGCTCGCGTCCTATGTGGACAATCCGGTGGACGTGGTGGTGTCCGGCCTGCCGTGGGCGGTGCTGCCCGCCGCGCAACGGGACCGCATCCTCGACCAGGTCATCGCGGTGCTCGCGCCGGAGGGCCGGTTCACCACCTTCGCCTACGGGCACGCGGCGTGGACCCCGCCCGCACGCCGGTTCGCCGCGTCGCTGCGGGAGCGGTTCGCGGTGGTGACGCGGGGGCCGCTGATCTGGCCGAACCTGCCGCCCGCCTTGGTGCACCGCGCGGCGCTGCCGCTGGCCCGCGAAGGGCGCCTGACCTGGACTTTCGATCGGCCGTGCGTGAACCGGAAGTGA
- a CDS encoding serine/threonine-protein kinase, whose protein sequence is MQQGQLISGRYRLEEKVGTGGMGVVWRAVDEQTGEPVALKLGSGDLCREAEIAAKIRHPGVVRLHELTPDGADQWLVMEYVPARSLATRLSEGGTLSPAEAARIGAQLAGALAAVHAAGIVHRDVTPANALITEDGTAKLTDFGISRPVWREVTMTEGSLVPGTPGYLAPEVAGGADPTTASDVFSLGAVLFRAVEGTSPFGEAENPLVLLRRAVAADIRPAPHAEALGPVLSALLSEDPADRPDAARARELLEVVASGATTAEVTRALDRRPGKGKRVVLALAAAVVVAAAATVVVLANRDEEARPVLMGDPHTADPCGLTDAAALARFGTVTLETDYGAFERCDVMVQIPDGIRVDVRFELGAPLPPGTPDSGPADELGGMRVLRRPLEEEACLREIVLADRNRVYIEAERDEGEGTADYCAISDLATEIAVGKLAGGEVPRRPRRFDADSLAQLKACELLDAAALARIPGAEPAHAETEFADWACDWENPAAELGIQLKFDRNQPLSDRHGTAAEVNGHEVRLDPEDDGAGTCVARVVHRGYHDRDGRSLVELVHLTLDGDLPVDRICETTSALATAVAGKLPG, encoded by the coding sequence GTGCAGCAAGGGCAGCTGATCTCCGGCCGGTACCGGCTCGAGGAGAAAGTCGGCACCGGCGGCATGGGCGTGGTCTGGCGGGCGGTGGACGAACAGACCGGCGAGCCGGTCGCGCTCAAGCTCGGCAGCGGGGATCTGTGCCGCGAAGCCGAAATCGCCGCGAAGATCCGGCATCCCGGTGTGGTGCGGCTGCACGAGCTGACCCCGGACGGCGCCGACCAGTGGCTGGTCATGGAGTACGTGCCCGCGCGGAGCCTGGCCACCCGCCTGAGTGAAGGCGGCACCCTCTCCCCCGCCGAAGCCGCGCGCATCGGCGCGCAATTGGCCGGTGCGCTCGCCGCCGTGCACGCGGCCGGGATCGTGCACCGCGACGTCACCCCGGCCAACGCGCTGATCACCGAGGACGGCACGGCGAAGCTGACCGACTTCGGCATTTCGCGCCCGGTGTGGCGTGAGGTCACCATGACCGAGGGCTCGCTGGTGCCCGGCACCCCCGGTTATCTCGCGCCCGAGGTGGCCGGTGGCGCGGACCCGACCACCGCGTCGGACGTGTTTTCCTTGGGAGCAGTGCTGTTCCGCGCGGTCGAAGGCACCAGTCCCTTCGGTGAGGCGGAAAACCCGCTCGTGCTGCTGCGCCGCGCGGTCGCCGCCGACATCCGGCCCGCACCACACGCCGAAGCGCTCGGTCCGGTGCTTTCGGCTCTGCTGAGCGAAGATCCCGCCGACCGCCCGGATGCCGCGCGAGCGCGTGAACTGCTTGAGGTGGTCGCCTCCGGTGCCACCACCGCGGAGGTGACGCGCGCGCTGGATCGCCGTCCCGGCAAGGGAAAGCGCGTGGTGCTCGCGCTCGCCGCCGCCGTGGTGGTGGCCGCCGCCGCGACCGTGGTGGTGCTGGCGAACCGGGACGAGGAGGCCCGGCCGGTGCTGATGGGCGACCCGCACACCGCCGATCCGTGCGGCCTCACCGACGCCGCCGCGCTCGCCCGCTTCGGCACGGTCACCCTGGAAACCGACTACGGCGCCTTCGAACGCTGCGACGTGATGGTGCAGATCCCCGACGGCATCCGCGTCGACGTGCGGTTCGAACTGGGTGCCCCGCTCCCGCCCGGCACCCCGGATTCGGGCCCGGCCGACGAACTCGGCGGCATGCGCGTGCTCCGGCGGCCGCTCGAGGAGGAGGCCTGCCTGCGGGAGATCGTGCTGGCCGACCGGAACCGCGTCTACATCGAGGCCGAGCGCGACGAGGGGGAAGGCACCGCCGACTACTGCGCGATCTCCGACCTGGCCACGGAAATCGCCGTGGGCAAGCTGGCCGGCGGTGAGGTGCCCCGGCGGCCACGCCGGTTCGACGCCGATTCGCTCGCCCAGCTCAAAGCCTGCGAGTTGCTCGACGCCGCCGCGCTCGCGCGCATCCCCGGCGCCGAACCCGCGCACGCGGAAACCGAATTCGCCGACTGGGCCTGCGATTGGGAGAACCCGGCGGCCGAACTGGGCATCCAGCTGAAGTTCGACCGCAACCAGCCGCTGTCCGACCGGCACGGCACGGCGGCCGAGGTGAACGGGCACGAGGTCCGGCTCGATCCCGAGGACGACGGCGCGGGCACCTGCGTGGCCCGCGTGGTGCACCGCGGTTACCACGACCGCGACGGCCGGTCGCTGGTCGAGCTGGTGCACCTGACGCTGGACGGCGACCTGCCGGTGGACCGGATCTGCGAGACCACCTCGGCGCTGGCCACCGCGGTGGCCGGGAAACTACCCGGCTGA
- a CDS encoding DUF1992 domain-containing protein translates to MTERKPTGADWERWVDRQIREAQERGEFDDLPGAGKPLPGLHRPRDEQWWLRDYLRREGVSADPLLPESLRLRKELERLPDRVRGLRGEKAVREHVAELNAQIEAWLRMPVGPYVPIGPADADEVVEAWRAAREAPAEPAQAPPPERVSWLSRLRRRWRRT, encoded by the coding sequence ATGACCGAACGGAAACCGACGGGCGCCGACTGGGAGCGGTGGGTGGACCGCCAGATCCGCGAGGCACAGGAACGCGGTGAGTTCGACGACCTGCCCGGCGCGGGCAAGCCACTGCCGGGGCTGCACCGGCCCCGCGACGAGCAGTGGTGGCTGCGGGACTACCTGCGCCGGGAGGGCGTCTCCGCGGATCCGCTGCTGCCGGAGTCGCTCCGGCTGCGCAAGGAGCTGGAACGGCTGCCGGACCGGGTGCGCGGGCTGCGCGGCGAGAAGGCGGTCCGCGAGCACGTGGCCGAGCTCAACGCGCAGATCGAGGCGTGGCTGCGGATGCCGGTCGGGCCGTACGTGCCGATCGGCCCCGCGGACGCCGACGAGGTGGTCGAGGCCTGGCGGGCGGCCAGGGAGGCGCCGGCCGAACCCGCCCAGGCCCCGCCGCCGGAGCGGGTGTCCTGGCTCAGCAGGTTACGTCGACGCTGGCGCCGGACCTGA
- a CDS encoding NAD(P)-dependent oxidoreductase encodes MTNNPTPVTFIGLGPMGQAMVRVLLTGGHPVTVWNRTASRADGVVAAGAKRADSAADAVAENELVILSLTDYQAMYDILGPLGDVLKGRVVVNLSSDTPSRTREAAEWLAERGAELIAGGVMVPAEMVGQEGSYVFYSGPEAVFERFRDTLALIGRTDHLGADHALAQLFYQAQLDIFLTSLSAYLHANALLEAHGVPAERFWPYAESNFNTIAPIIGEAPGHIDSGEHPGDEANAKMMGATADHIVQASYEAGIDTGLPRAVKDQYDRAIAAGDGAKSWTSLFEQLRRRR; translated from the coding sequence ATGACGAACAACCCGACCCCGGTCACCTTCATCGGCCTCGGCCCGATGGGTCAGGCGATGGTGCGGGTGCTGCTCACCGGCGGTCACCCGGTGACCGTGTGGAACCGCACCGCGAGCCGCGCCGACGGCGTGGTCGCCGCCGGGGCGAAGCGGGCGGACAGCGCGGCCGACGCGGTCGCCGAGAACGAGCTGGTCATCCTCAGCCTCACCGACTACCAGGCGATGTACGACATCCTCGGCCCGCTCGGCGACGTGCTGAAGGGCCGCGTGGTGGTCAACCTCAGCTCCGACACGCCCAGCCGCACCCGCGAGGCGGCGGAGTGGCTGGCCGAGCGCGGTGCCGAGCTGATCGCGGGCGGCGTGATGGTGCCCGCCGAGATGGTCGGGCAGGAGGGCTCGTACGTGTTCTACAGCGGCCCGGAGGCGGTGTTCGAGCGGTTCCGCGACACGCTCGCGCTGATCGGCCGCACCGACCACCTCGGCGCCGACCACGCCCTGGCGCAGCTGTTCTACCAGGCGCAGCTGGACATCTTCCTCACCTCGCTGTCGGCCTACCTGCACGCGAACGCGCTGCTGGAGGCACACGGCGTGCCGGCCGAGCGGTTCTGGCCGTACGCGGAGAGCAACTTCAACACGATCGCGCCGATCATCGGGGAGGCGCCGGGGCACATCGACAGCGGCGAGCACCCCGGCGACGAGGCCAACGCGAAGATGATGGGTGCCACCGCTGACCACATCGTGCAGGCCAGCTACGAAGCCGGGATCGACACCGGGCTGCCCAGGGCGGTCAAGGACCAGTACGACCGGGCCATCGCCGCCGGGGACGGCGCCAAGAGCTGGACCAGCCTGTTCGAGCAGCTCCGGCGCCGCCGCTGA
- a CDS encoding S1 family peptidase, whose product MSRRSLRTFLALVGSAAAAAAVASPASATGSTTASTLDATAEPAVLAAAQESLSQRLGESYASSWLDGDGKFVVGTTDASRTRDIRAAGAVPKVVEHSAAELAGVQSTLDGRAGSVPDSVTGWYVDVTTNDVVVSVLHNDPAGVAWANSAGSAAVRVEPTTQANHPKWNLIGGQAIYFGGGRCSIGFNARNSAGTRYVITAGHCTELGGSVTGTGGAIGSVSGSSFPGNDYGVIRVTSSSAVSTPLVDRWSSGSDVTVAGSTVSPVGSRICRSGSTTGWRCGTVGAFNQTVNYGGGDIVYGLTRTSACAEPGDSGGSVVSDPGSGTRVQAQGMTSGGSGNCSTGGTTFFQPVREALNAYGLTLYTG is encoded by the coding sequence GTGAGTCGACGTTCCCTGCGTACTTTCCTGGCACTGGTCGGTTCCGCCGCAGCCGCGGCCGCCGTCGCCAGTCCCGCTTCCGCCACCGGGAGCACCACGGCATCCACTTTGGACGCCACCGCCGAACCCGCCGTGCTGGCCGCGGCGCAGGAGTCGCTGAGCCAGCGGCTCGGCGAGTCCTACGCGAGTTCCTGGCTCGACGGCGACGGCAAGTTCGTCGTCGGCACCACCGACGCTTCGCGCACCCGTGACATCCGTGCCGCCGGCGCGGTGCCCAAGGTGGTCGAGCACAGCGCCGCCGAGCTGGCCGGTGTGCAGTCCACATTGGACGGCAGAGCCGGTTCGGTGCCCGACTCGGTCACCGGCTGGTACGTCGACGTGACCACCAACGACGTGGTGGTTTCCGTGCTGCACAACGATCCGGCCGGCGTCGCCTGGGCGAACTCGGCGGGCTCGGCCGCGGTGCGCGTCGAGCCGACCACCCAGGCCAACCATCCGAAGTGGAACCTGATCGGCGGCCAGGCCATCTACTTCGGCGGCGGCCGCTGCTCGATCGGCTTCAACGCGCGCAACTCCGCGGGCACCCGGTACGTCATCACCGCCGGGCACTGCACCGAGCTGGGCGGCAGCGTCACCGGCACCGGCGGCGCGATCGGCTCGGTTTCGGGCAGTTCCTTCCCCGGCAACGACTACGGCGTGATCCGGGTGACCAGCTCGTCGGCGGTGTCCACCCCGCTGGTGGACCGCTGGTCCAGCGGCTCGGACGTGACCGTGGCCGGGTCCACGGTCAGCCCGGTGGGCAGCCGGATCTGCCGCTCCGGCTCGACCACCGGCTGGCGCTGCGGCACCGTCGGCGCGTTCAACCAGACGGTGAACTACGGCGGCGGTGACATCGTCTACGGCCTGACCCGCACCAGTGCCTGCGCCGAGCCGGGCGACTCCGGCGGTTCCGTGGTCAGCGACCCGGGCTCCGGCACCCGCGTGCAGGCGCAGGGCATGACCTCGGGCGGCTCCGGCAACTGCAGCACCGGCGGCACGACCTTCTTCCAGCCGGTCAGGGAGGCGCTCAACGCCTACGGCCTGACCCTCTACACCGGCTAG
- a CDS encoding response regulator, with product MITVVVADDQTMVRQSFRAALDAQDDVRVLGEAADGAAAVDCCARLRPDVVLMDVRMPEMDGLEATRRILADPAQPARVLMLTTFDIDEYVYGALRAGASGFLLKDAPLDDLVTAVRVIAAGNALFAPSVTRRLVREFAARGPSPGTRVGELTERETEVLRLVAKGLSNQEIAAALVIAEQTAKTHVSRVFAKLGVRDRAQAVIAAYESGVVVPG from the coding sequence GTGATCACCGTGGTCGTGGCCGACGACCAGACGATGGTCCGGCAGAGCTTCCGGGCGGCGCTCGACGCGCAGGACGACGTGCGCGTGCTCGGCGAGGCGGCCGACGGAGCGGCGGCGGTGGATTGCTGTGCCCGGCTGCGGCCGGACGTGGTGCTGATGGACGTCCGCATGCCGGAGATGGACGGCCTGGAGGCGACCCGCCGCATTCTCGCCGACCCGGCGCAGCCCGCGCGCGTGCTGATGCTGACCACGTTCGACATAGACGAGTACGTCTACGGCGCGCTGCGTGCCGGGGCCAGCGGGTTCCTGCTCAAGGACGCGCCGCTGGACGACCTGGTCACCGCGGTCCGGGTGATCGCCGCGGGCAACGCCCTGTTCGCGCCGTCGGTGACCCGGCGCCTGGTGCGGGAGTTCGCCGCGCGCGGCCCGTCACCCGGTACCCGCGTCGGTGAGCTGACCGAGCGCGAGACCGAGGTGCTCCGGCTGGTCGCGAAAGGACTGTCCAATCAGGAGATAGCGGCCGCGCTGGTGATCGCCGAGCAGACGGCGAAAACCCATGTCAGCCGGGTGTTCGCGAAGCTCGGCGTGCGGGACCGCGCGCAGGCGGTGATCGCCGCCTACGAGTCGGGCGTCGTGGTACCCGGGTAG
- a CDS encoding sensor histidine kinase, translated as MASTRWGEWARVVRSTLFTGARPQAEVSRSAALRRLRVVVYCAVGFWGAFVAVLTAPGSLRGTAFAVPVALAIAAPAVLAVRSPLWAWRVLLVLIALTPLAHPGSAAQWGWAWSPGLALVTALVLYVVAESHEQGVVAVVAVVTAALLPLHVGDFRDWLLLVVMMVVVLVLGNTVRQRRIAEHQRAAAATRTAVFAERARIARELHDVVAHHMSVLTLRTDSARFRFPDLPSEVRAEFAELSETAREGMVEMRRLLGVLRAEGTEVPTEPQPVAPQITGLVDRVRALGVECELEVRGDLDALPAGVALSIHRIVQEALSNAARHATGSRITVELAVDEVSVQAVVRNTAGARPAERTGPGHGLLGMRERVAVLGGTLEAGATGDGGFRVAAWLPVAEREAQ; from the coding sequence GTGGCGAGCACACGATGGGGCGAGTGGGCGCGGGTGGTCCGCTCCACGCTTTTCACCGGGGCCAGGCCACAGGCGGAGGTGTCGCGGTCGGCCGCGCTGCGGCGGCTGCGGGTGGTCGTCTACTGCGCGGTCGGGTTCTGGGGCGCGTTCGTCGCCGTGCTCACCGCGCCCGGTTCATTGCGCGGCACCGCCTTCGCCGTCCCGGTGGCGCTCGCGATCGCCGCCCCGGCGGTGCTCGCCGTCCGGTCGCCGCTGTGGGCGTGGCGGGTGCTGCTGGTGCTGATCGCGCTCACCCCGCTGGCGCACCCCGGCTCGGCAGCGCAGTGGGGCTGGGCGTGGTCACCGGGGCTGGCGCTGGTCACCGCGCTGGTGCTGTACGTCGTGGCCGAGAGCCACGAACAGGGCGTGGTCGCCGTGGTCGCGGTGGTCACCGCCGCGCTGCTGCCGCTGCACGTCGGCGACTTCCGCGACTGGCTGCTGCTGGTGGTGATGATGGTCGTGGTGCTGGTGCTGGGCAACACCGTCCGCCAGCGCCGGATCGCCGAGCACCAGCGGGCCGCCGCGGCCACCCGGACCGCGGTGTTCGCCGAACGCGCCCGCATCGCGCGTGAACTGCACGACGTCGTCGCCCACCACATGTCCGTGCTCACCCTGCGCACCGACTCCGCCCGCTTCCGCTTCCCCGATCTGCCCAGCGAGGTGCGCGCCGAGTTCGCCGAACTCAGCGAGACCGCGCGCGAGGGCATGGTCGAGATGCGCCGCCTGCTCGGTGTGCTGCGGGCCGAAGGCACCGAAGTCCCGACCGAGCCCCAGCCCGTCGCGCCCCAGATCACCGGCCTGGTCGACCGGGTGCGCGCGCTCGGCGTGGAGTGCGAACTCGAGGTACGCGGGGACCTGGACGCGCTGCCCGCCGGGGTGGCGTTGTCGATCCACCGGATCGTGCAGGAGGCGCTCAGCAACGCGGCCCGGCACGCCACCGGCAGCCGGATCACGGTCGAGCTGGCGGTGGACGAGGTGTCGGTGCAGGCCGTCGTGCGCAACACCGCGGGCGCGCGGCCCGCCGAGCGCACCGGTCCGGGGCACGGCCTGCTCGGCATGCGTGAGAGGGTCGCCGTGCTGGGCGGCACGCTGGAGGCGGGCGCGACCGGCGACGGCGGATTCCGGGTGGCCGCGTGGCTGCCGGTGGCGGAGCGGGAGGCCCAGTGA
- the dinB gene encoding DNA polymerase IV, translating to MFVRTEATILHADLDAFYASVEQRDDASLRGRPVIVGGGVVLAASYEAKARGVRTAMGGWQARALCPDAVVVPPRMKAYSAASKAVFAVFRNTTPLVEGISIDEAFLDVAGLKRLRGDPAGIAVRLREEVLREVGLPITVGVARTKFLAKVASAVAKPDGLLVVPPDGELDFLHPLPVERLWGVGRVTAERLHSRGITTVAQVARLPEARLVSMLGRAAGHHLHALAHNRDPRPVRVGKRRGSIGSQRALGRRPRTAEDLDAILLGIVDRLGKRLRAAHRVCRTVVLRLRFADSSRATRSHTLRESTASTKVVLSTARDLLAGALPVIEKQGITLLGLTLSNLDDQNAVQLALPFGKAPDGTLDATLDDLRERYGATAVTRAVLLGKDQGIQVPLLPD from the coding sequence GTGTTCGTGCGAACCGAGGCCACGATTCTCCACGCCGACCTGGACGCGTTCTACGCTTCGGTCGAGCAGCGTGACGACGCGAGCCTGCGCGGGCGCCCGGTGATCGTCGGCGGGGGCGTGGTGCTGGCGGCCAGTTACGAGGCGAAGGCGCGGGGCGTGCGCACCGCGATGGGCGGCTGGCAGGCCCGCGCGCTGTGCCCGGACGCGGTTGTGGTGCCGCCGCGGATGAAGGCGTACTCGGCGGCCAGCAAGGCGGTGTTCGCGGTGTTCCGGAACACCACGCCGCTGGTCGAGGGCATCTCCATCGACGAGGCCTTCCTGGACGTCGCCGGGCTGAAGCGGCTGCGCGGTGATCCGGCCGGTATCGCGGTGCGGCTGCGGGAGGAGGTGCTGCGCGAGGTCGGGCTGCCGATCACCGTGGGCGTGGCCCGCACCAAGTTCCTCGCGAAGGTGGCCAGCGCGGTGGCCAAGCCGGACGGGCTGCTGGTGGTGCCGCCCGACGGTGAGCTGGACTTCCTGCACCCGCTGCCGGTGGAACGGCTCTGGGGCGTCGGCCGGGTCACCGCCGAACGGCTGCACTCGCGCGGCATCACCACGGTCGCGCAGGTGGCGCGGCTGCCCGAGGCGCGGCTGGTGTCGATGCTGGGGCGCGCGGCGGGGCACCACCTGCACGCCCTGGCGCACAACCGGGACCCGCGCCCGGTGCGGGTCGGCAAGCGGCGCGGGTCGATCGGCTCGCAGCGCGCGCTCGGGCGGCGGCCGCGCACCGCCGAGGACCTCGACGCCATCCTGCTCGGCATCGTCGACCGGCTCGGCAAGCGGCTGCGGGCGGCACACCGGGTGTGCCGGACGGTGGTGCTGCGCCTGCGGTTCGCCGACAGCTCCCGTGCCACGCGCTCGCACACCCTGCGCGAGTCCACGGCCAGCACGAAGGTGGTCCTGTCCACCGCGAGGGACCTGCTGGCCGGGGCGCTGCCGGTGATCGAGAAGCAGGGCATCACGCTGCTGGGCCTGACCCTGTCGAACCTGGACGACCAGAACGCGGTCCAGCTGGCGCTGCCGTTCGGGAAGGCGCCGGACGGCACGCTGGACGCCACGCTCGACGACCTGCGGGAGCGGTACGGCGCCACGGCGGTGACGCGTGCCGTGCTGCTCGGGAAGGACCAGGGCATCCAGGTCCCGCTGCTCCCGGACTGA
- a CDS encoding FHA domain-containing protein has translation MEAAGTRLSARESLAFGVPPAKPGTMFALAVAGGVTMTPRDGRQVLFGRNRPEVHVCVGEDDRKVSRRHGELVYTAEHWWVRNTGRLPLRLPRSRLLFPEEDPLPLAEGYTPLFVRGSGGREHLLELYVSGADGGRPISRHQEVTEPPRTWRLSGDERLALIVLGQRYLLHEARPQPLPWRQAADQLAELRPGQNWGPKRLEHLVSGVRRRLSKAGVAGLTKEEVGEPVGNALNDNLLRELMLSTTLVPPDLAALDGE, from the coding sequence GTGGAAGCAGCAGGAACACGGCTGTCCGCCAGGGAAAGCCTGGCCTTCGGGGTGCCGCCGGCGAAACCGGGCACCATGTTCGCGCTCGCGGTGGCCGGGGGCGTCACGATGACCCCGCGGGACGGGCGGCAGGTACTGTTCGGCCGCAACCGGCCCGAAGTGCACGTCTGCGTCGGTGAGGACGATCGCAAGGTCAGCCGCCGCCACGGCGAGTTGGTCTACACCGCCGAGCACTGGTGGGTGCGCAACACCGGGCGGCTGCCGCTGCGGCTGCCGCGCTCGCGGCTGCTGTTCCCGGAGGAAGATCCGCTTCCGCTGGCCGAGGGGTACACGCCACTGTTCGTCCGCGGCTCCGGCGGCCGCGAGCACCTGCTGGAGCTGTACGTCTCGGGCGCCGACGGGGGGCGCCCGATCTCACGGCACCAGGAGGTGACCGAGCCGCCGCGGACCTGGCGGCTCAGCGGGGACGAGCGGCTGGCGCTGATCGTGCTCGGCCAGCGGTACCTGCTCCACGAGGCGCGGCCGCAGCCGCTGCCGTGGCGGCAGGCCGCCGACCAGCTCGCCGAGCTGCGCCCCGGCCAGAACTGGGGGCCCAAACGGCTGGAGCACCTGGTCAGCGGCGTGCGGCGGCGGCTGTCGAAGGCGGGGGTGGCCGGGCTGACCAAGGAGGAGGTCGGCGAGCCGGTGGGCAACGCGCTCAACGACAACCTGCTGCGCGAGCTGATGCTGTCCACCACGCTGGTGCCGCCGGACCTGGCCGCGCTGGACGGCGAGTAG